A window of Tepidisphaeraceae bacterium contains these coding sequences:
- a CDS encoding prepilin-type N-terminal cleavage/methylation domain-containing protein yields the protein MLKRNKNGFTLVELLVVIGIIALLISILLPALNKARIAAYTTACMSNQRQILLAIQMYANDDKGNYPADRVLLPNPNNLATTANFEWFTKPFVGKYMATQTDLPHYTTSKIFFCPATDFTTSATQPRLYGGNLGIGYNCHPDARLWKPDRSSPGRPPAKLGTIREPSQMLVLADVGAGTTLGTANNNRWVQSYNGSGAATLSTTYATNPAFEAMSYRHGLRGNVGFADGHVETFAARDRDNNLLNTHRDVGLDDAIDRNQVRFIAK from the coding sequence ATGTTGAAGCGAAACAAGAACGGATTTACGTTGGTCGAACTGCTCGTGGTGATCGGCATCATCGCGCTGCTGATTTCGATCCTGCTGCCGGCGCTCAACAAGGCCCGCATTGCGGCCTACACGACGGCATGCATGTCCAACCAGCGGCAGATCCTGCTCGCAATCCAGATGTACGCCAACGACGACAAGGGGAATTATCCGGCCGATCGCGTCCTGCTGCCCAATCCGAACAACCTTGCGACCACCGCGAACTTCGAGTGGTTCACGAAGCCGTTCGTGGGCAAATACATGGCCACCCAGACTGACCTGCCGCACTACACTACGTCGAAGATCTTCTTCTGCCCCGCAACCGATTTCACAACCTCGGCGACGCAACCGCGGCTGTACGGTGGCAATCTCGGCATCGGCTACAACTGCCACCCCGACGCGCGCCTGTGGAAGCCAGATCGATCTTCTCCAGGGAGGCCTCCGGCAAAGCTGGGCACGATTCGCGAGCCGTCGCAGATGTTGGTGCTGGCCGACGTGGGGGCAGGCACGACCTTGGGCACGGCCAACAATAACCGTTGGGTGCAGTCCTACAACGGTTCGGGCGCCGCGACGCTCAGCACAACGTACGCAACCAACCCGGCATTCGAAGCCATGTCGTACCGTCACGGCCTGCGCGGCAACGTCGGCTTCGCCGATGGTCACGTGGAGACGTTCGCCGCACGTGATCGCGACAATAACTTGCTGAACACGCATCGCGACGTCGGCTTGGACGACGCCATCGACCGCAATCAGGTCCGCTTCATCGCCAAGTAG
- a CDS encoding glycoside hydrolase family 16 protein has protein sequence MMSVLRTFLAITALTVSFCHAADPAPRLLFDPADATAASQLSANDTLGDTSFEVRDGGIDVTVVAGGKAGFPGVKIKPSPMWDASGYGHIEATVTNSGTKPIRFTLRVDGDKASAGEQSNASVAGIKPGETKTVSTIFGFTNGKPTYPVDANAVAAALMFIGKSDVEQSFRITDIRAAGPVGEQPIVDPTKVSVKPANGELLGGRASFDPATQLVATGGAKVTMANGTAFEVAFTGANGKLALRPKVGLWNLGEHLQVRLRVKNSGSSPISPRVQLVSRGGPSDVATPAKPIAPGKEAEIILPFVAATPWRGQDVPAMADADAIAKDFHGQEGTGTKYASNTTTEIVILPDPKAPAGRLQVTDVVAGMPPRQPLPAWLGKRPPVDGNWTKTFEDNFDGDAIDLTKWNIYTEGPWHLGKATAYTKDGVIVKDGKLTLRVEKRRAHHNDNPAYPLHEYATGWADSYGKWTQRYGYFEARLKLPTAPNAFTAFWLMPDRGIDFDPKAAGRVNGQLLTRNDTKGEGMEFDIMEHLSAWGPLRHNYGFFWDGYFKFKKATGSMTSYYQPDAEGYLTVGLLWTPGSAILYQQGQERARWETSRIGSLQSYLILQHITGGWETEGVDDSQLPSDLIFDYVRVWQRQDLASESDGPKPNDGGPLPPTRNVE, from the coding sequence ATGATGTCCGTCCTTCGCACGTTCCTTGCCATCACCGCGCTAACCGTTTCGTTCTGCCATGCCGCCGATCCGGCCCCACGGTTGCTGTTTGACCCCGCCGATGCGACGGCGGCATCGCAGTTATCGGCGAACGACACGCTGGGTGATACCAGCTTCGAAGTGCGCGATGGCGGCATCGACGTGACCGTGGTCGCAGGCGGGAAGGCGGGCTTCCCGGGCGTGAAGATTAAGCCGTCGCCGATGTGGGATGCCAGCGGGTACGGGCACATCGAGGCGACCGTGACGAACAGCGGCACCAAGCCGATACGCTTCACCCTGCGCGTCGATGGCGACAAGGCCTCGGCCGGTGAACAGAGCAACGCGAGCGTCGCCGGGATCAAGCCGGGCGAGACGAAAACCGTCTCCACGATCTTCGGGTTCACCAACGGCAAACCCACCTACCCGGTCGATGCGAACGCCGTGGCGGCGGCGCTGATGTTCATCGGCAAGTCGGACGTCGAACAGTCGTTCCGCATCACCGACATCCGAGCGGCCGGGCCGGTGGGGGAGCAGCCCATCGTTGATCCGACCAAGGTCTCGGTGAAGCCGGCAAACGGCGAGTTGCTTGGTGGTCGCGCCAGCTTCGACCCGGCAACGCAACTGGTGGCAACGGGTGGGGCCAAGGTGACGATGGCCAACGGAACCGCGTTCGAGGTGGCCTTCACCGGCGCCAATGGAAAGCTCGCGCTGCGCCCCAAGGTGGGGCTGTGGAATCTTGGCGAACACCTGCAGGTGCGCCTGCGCGTGAAGAACAGCGGCTCGTCGCCCATCTCGCCACGCGTACAGTTGGTCAGCCGCGGCGGACCGTCGGACGTCGCGACGCCTGCCAAGCCCATCGCGCCCGGCAAGGAGGCGGAGATCATCCTGCCGTTCGTCGCCGCGACGCCCTGGCGCGGGCAAGACGTTCCGGCGATGGCCGACGCGGACGCGATCGCGAAGGACTTTCATGGGCAGGAGGGCACCGGCACAAAGTACGCGAGCAACACGACCACGGAGATCGTGATCCTGCCCGACCCGAAGGCGCCCGCCGGTCGCCTGCAGGTGACGGACGTCGTCGCCGGCATGCCCCCTCGCCAACCGCTACCGGCGTGGCTCGGCAAACGCCCGCCGGTGGACGGGAACTGGACCAAGACGTTCGAGGACAACTTCGACGGTGACGCGATCGACCTGACGAAGTGGAATATCTACACCGAGGGCCCGTGGCACCTTGGCAAGGCCACCGCCTACACGAAGGACGGCGTGATCGTGAAGGACGGCAAGTTGACGTTGCGCGTGGAGAAACGACGCGCGCACCACAACGACAACCCGGCGTACCCACTGCACGAGTACGCCACCGGCTGGGCCGACAGCTACGGAAAGTGGACCCAGCGATACGGCTACTTCGAGGCGCGCCTGAAGCTCCCGACCGCCCCCAACGCCTTCACCGCCTTCTGGCTAATGCCCGATCGCGGCATCGACTTCGACCCCAAGGCTGCCGGTCGCGTCAACGGTCAACTGCTGACCCGCAACGACACGAAGGGCGAAGGGATGGAGTTCGACATCATGGAACACCTGTCGGCCTGGGGCCCGTTGCGCCACAACTACGGCTTCTTCTGGGACGGTTACTTCAAGTTCAAGAAGGCGACCGGCAGCATGACGAGCTACTATCAGCCCGACGCTGAGGGCTACCTGACCGTCGGCTTGCTCTGGACGCCCGGCAGTGCGATCCTGTACCAGCAGGGCCAGGAGCGCGCCCGCTGGGAGACCTCGCGCATCGGTTCCCTGCAGTCGTATCTTATCCTGCAGCACATCACCGGCGGGTGGGAGACCGAGGGCGTCGATGACAGCCAGCTCCCGTCCGACCTCATCTTCGACTACGTCCGCGTCTGGCAACGGCAGGACCTGGCGTCCGAGTCCGACGGCCCCAAGCCCAACGACGGCGGGCCGCTCCCTCCAACCCGGAACGTCGAATAA
- a CDS encoding substrate-binding domain-containing protein, giving the protein MPRTPRQPILIDPPKRVLVAINAEHVVGRRILEGIADYADQHRRWQLYLELTSQHEMALLDHVDGMIVSLELESIRQLARRSTVPRVQVTGPLEPDSPVAVVADNHAVGAMGAHYLADLGLKHLYFVLAQGGVYSEHRAAGFMEAARLRRVTAEVVNAKRSANSRLLRQDLSALPTPAGVMVATDRMALEVSRACRLIGKRIPEQVALLGVDNETEICRLVDPPLTSIDHGPRRIGYEAARLLDEWMMTDRPPERLVTVRPIGVVPRQSTDLLAIDDPDVVAAIRFIRSNFREGIKVKDVLNHVAVSRRSLEMRIRAALDRTIHDEIMRVRIDRAKQLLATSEWEMPHIAAECGFSLPSQFSFVFKRETAETPQAFRRRHRYAARRN; this is encoded by the coding sequence ATGCCACGAACACCCCGCCAACCGATCCTGATCGATCCCCCAAAGCGCGTCCTGGTGGCCATCAACGCCGAGCACGTCGTCGGCCGGCGCATCTTGGAGGGAATTGCGGACTATGCGGACCAGCACCGCCGTTGGCAGCTGTACCTCGAGTTGACGTCACAGCACGAGATGGCCCTGCTCGATCACGTGGACGGGATGATCGTATCGCTTGAGCTTGAGTCGATCCGCCAACTGGCACGCCGATCCACGGTCCCGCGGGTGCAGGTGACCGGTCCGCTGGAGCCCGACAGCCCCGTCGCCGTCGTCGCCGACAATCACGCCGTCGGGGCGATGGGGGCACATTACCTGGCTGACCTGGGGTTGAAGCACCTGTACTTCGTGTTGGCCCAAGGTGGCGTGTACTCGGAACACCGTGCGGCGGGGTTCATGGAGGCGGCCCGCCTGAGGCGCGTGACGGCAGAGGTGGTCAACGCCAAACGGTCGGCCAACTCGCGCCTGCTGCGCCAGGACCTGTCGGCCCTGCCCACCCCGGCCGGTGTGATGGTGGCGACCGACCGCATGGCACTCGAGGTGTCGCGCGCCTGTCGGTTGATCGGCAAGCGCATCCCGGAACAGGTCGCGCTGCTCGGCGTGGATAACGAGACCGAGATCTGCCGCCTCGTCGACCCGCCGCTAACCAGCATTGACCACGGCCCGCGGCGCATCGGTTACGAGGCGGCCCGCCTGCTCGACGAGTGGATGATGACGGACAGGCCGCCCGAACGCCTGGTGACCGTTCGGCCGATCGGCGTGGTGCCGCGGCAATCGACCGACCTGCTCGCGATCGACGACCCCGACGTCGTGGCCGCGATCCGCTTCATCCGTTCGAACTTTCGGGAGGGCATCAAGGTCAAGGATGTCCTCAACCATGTGGCCGTGTCGCGCCGCTCGCTGGAGATGCGGATTCGCGCCGCGCTCGACCGCACGATCCATGACGAGATCATGCGTGTCCGGATCGACCGTGCCAAGCAGTTGCTCGCCACGAGCGAGTGGGAGATGCCGCACATCGCCGCCGAGTGCGGCTTTTCACTTCCGTCGCAGTTCAGTT
- a CDS encoding FAD-dependent oxidoreductase, giving the protein MTSLTQLPNLRYFNPVPRLAAPPVIHVDVCVYGATAAGVVAAVAARRLGRTVALVAWDGHVGGLSSGGLGSTDYGKKDCIGGISREFYKRLGAYYEHPEGEAWAFEPKVAERIFRDMLDEADVQPRVDQHLVAVRKTGSRIDAIEMSDGTVYRASVFIDATYEGDLLAMAGVSYHVGREANTVYRETLNGIHFGHPNHNFRAFIDPYRVEGDPASGLIPLVQDAAPGEQGAGDACVQAYNFRMCLSDVPANRRPFPKPANYDAGRYELMRRYLAAGMWDVMWLTSRMPNGKTDTNNWGGIASDHIGANYRWPDGSYAEREAIFQDHVSYIAGLFYYLQNDESVPDHVRHEMGKWGLPLDEFEASGGFPSQLYVREARRMIGRTVVTEHHCRHMQKDTDAVGLATYMMDSHNCRRLVVGGRVLNEGNVEVPPEQPYSISVRAITPHAEQCSNLVVPVCLSASHIAFGSIRMEPVFMVLAQSSAHLAHLAIERRCDVVDVPYEQLQSELLAAGQVLQWPPAPTAPNNGKAKAMQTAGTH; this is encoded by the coding sequence ATGACAAGCCTAACCCAGTTGCCGAACCTGCGTTACTTCAACCCCGTGCCGCGCCTTGCAGCGCCGCCGGTGATTCACGTGGACGTGTGCGTGTACGGCGCCACCGCCGCCGGTGTGGTGGCGGCAGTTGCGGCGCGGCGGTTGGGGCGAACGGTGGCGCTGGTGGCGTGGGACGGGCACGTCGGGGGGCTGAGCAGCGGGGGGTTGGGATCGACCGACTACGGCAAGAAGGACTGCATCGGCGGCATCTCGCGCGAGTTCTACAAGCGCCTGGGCGCCTACTACGAGCACCCCGAGGGCGAGGCCTGGGCCTTCGAACCGAAGGTCGCCGAACGCATCTTCCGCGACATGCTGGACGAGGCCGACGTGCAGCCGCGCGTCGACCAGCACCTGGTGGCCGTGCGTAAGACCGGCAGCCGCATCGACGCGATCGAGATGAGCGACGGCACGGTTTACCGCGCCAGCGTCTTCATCGACGCCACCTACGAAGGCGACTTGCTGGCGATGGCGGGCGTCTCGTACCACGTCGGGCGCGAGGCGAACACCGTGTATCGCGAGACGCTGAACGGCATTCACTTCGGTCACCCGAACCACAACTTCCGCGCGTTCATCGACCCGTATCGCGTCGAAGGCGACCCGGCCAGCGGCCTGATCCCGCTCGTGCAGGACGCCGCCCCCGGCGAGCAGGGCGCCGGTGACGCCTGCGTGCAGGCGTACAACTTCCGCATGTGCCTGAGCGACGTCCCCGCCAACCGCCGGCCATTCCCAAAGCCCGCCAACTACGACGCCGGCCGCTACGAGCTGATGCGCCGCTACCTCGCGGCGGGCATGTGGGACGTGATGTGGCTGACCAGCCGCATGCCCAACGGTAAGACCGACACGAACAACTGGGGCGGCATCGCCAGCGACCACATCGGCGCCAACTACCGCTGGCCCGACGGTAGCTACGCCGAGCGCGAGGCGATCTTCCAGGACCACGTGAGTTACATCGCAGGCCTGTTCTACTACCTGCAGAACGATGAATCTGTGCCCGACCACGTGCGGCACGAGATGGGCAAGTGGGGCCTGCCGCTCGACGAGTTCGAGGCGAGCGGTGGCTTCCCGTCGCAACTGTACGTGCGCGAGGCCCGCCGCATGATCGGCCGGACGGTGGTCACCGAGCACCATTGCCGCCACATGCAGAAGGACACCGATGCCGTCGGCCTGGCGACCTACATGATGGACTCGCACAACTGCCGGCGACTGGTGGTCGGCGGGCGCGTGTTGAACGAGGGCAACGTCGAGGTGCCACCGGAACAGCCGTACTCGATCTCGGTGCGCGCGATCACGCCGCACGCCGAGCAGTGCAGTAACCTGGTCGTCCCCGTCTGCCTGTCGGCCAGCCACATCGCGTTCGGCTCGATCCGCATGGAGCCGGTCTTCATGGTGCTCGCCCAGTCGTCGGCCCACCTGGCCCACCTGGCGATCGAGCGGCGGTGCGATGTCGTTGACGTGCCCTACGAACAACTGCAGAGCGAACTGCTGGCCGCTGGCCAGGTGCTGCAATGGCCCCCAGCGCCAACAGCGCCGAACAATGGCAAAGCAAAGGCGATGCAAACGGCCGGCACGCACTAA